The genomic region GCGGCTGGGGCTCCAAGATCTGCTTGTCAGCGATGGCCTGCCGATACTCCTGACAGTGCACAATCTGCAGACTCCCCAGCCGAATTAAACAAATCAATGCGGCTAAAGCAAAAAGGATAATCAGGATAGTTAATCTAACTTTATACATGGCCCAGCCGTATCCCGGAAGAGCGTCCCGGCCGCGGTTTTTTGAGGAACGGCCACAGCCGTTCGAACAGCGGCCACAAAACCGGGACAACTGCCGCCGTATATAAAGCCCGTCCCAGCAGAACCCGCATCGGCAAAACTCCTGCCTGTTCGGTTTTTAAGACAGCCAAACCGTGTGAGGCCGCCATCAAGATCAGCGAGGCCGCCAAAACCGCCGCAATCTGATAAACCGAAGAACGGACATTCAGGAGCCCCTGCATCTGACAAAGCAGCGAACCGGCCAGCCCCCAGCAGACAGTATTGGGCCCCATCACCGGTCCGGCCAAATCCGCCGCAAACCCCAGCAGAAAGGAAAGAATAACCGCTTCAAACGGTTCGGCCCGCAGGGAGGCAAAAATCAGCAGAACCAGCAGAACGCTCGGACGCACCTGGCCGTACCCGAACGCAATCAGATTCAGCAGATTGCCGGCCTCCAGCAGGGCAGCCAGCACTGTCAGCAGAATGAACCAAGACCACCGCATAGACGTCTTTATTTTGCCTCCGCCGTCGAAAGCGGCGGAACAACCACCGCCACAATCTTCTGGGCGTATGCATCATCCACCGGACGAACGGTAATATCCCACAGGAGCGGATGCTCTTCATCCGGACGAACCCGTACGCAGCGGCCGACCACCAGCGGGGTTTCCAGAATCCCCGGCTGCGGTGCGGCGTACACAACATCCCCTTCGCGAATATCATAATCGCGGGACAGCAGCGGAATCCGACAGCCGTTCTTTCCATCACCCGACATTCGTCCGATATATTCCACTTCCGCCCCTTCCCGACGAATCCGGACCTCCATCGTAACCGCGGAATCCGTCAACAGCCGGACCCGAGAAAAACGGGCAGACACCTCCTGAACAATCCCAAGCACACTGTCGCCTTTTTCGGAAAGCACCATTTGTCCGGGAGCCAGACCGTGGTCGCTGCCGCGGCTGATAATCAATTCGTGTCGAATCCCTCTTACAGAGGAACTCACGGGTGCCAGCACCAGTCCCGCCCACGGAAGCGGAACCTCTTTCCGAAACCGAGCCAGCGTTTCATATTCCCGATGAAGAGTATGATATTGGGCCGCAAGATTCTGGTAGGCCTTCCAGAGCCGCTCGTACTCCGCCGCATCAACCGCCTGTCCGCTTTCTGCGGAACTTTGGGCTCGCTGGACTTCAAGGGTTCGCCCCAGCCGCAAAAACGGATCAAAAATGCGAACAAAAAGAAAATTCAGATGGCATGTCAACCGCTGGGGCAGCCAAAGAAGAATAAACCCTGCCAGAAGCAGGGTTACAAACAAAAGGCCCGGTGATAAGTAAATTTTTCGAACGGCCATATCCTATTATCGGTCAACAGCCGCGTCCGCTGTTCCGGACGGACTAATCCCATCCATAGCCGCTTTCATCCAGAACATCTTTCCAGATTTCGAGGTTCTCCAGATAAACGCTGGTGCCTCTGGCCACACAGGTAAGCGGGTCCTCGGCGTGCACGACCTTCAGTCCTGTGGCGTTGGAAAGAACTGTATCCATTCCCCGCAGGAGCGACCCGCCGCCGCACAGATGAACCCCGTTTTCAATCAAATCAGCGGCCAGTTCCGGCTCGGCTCGCTCGAGTGTGCGCATGACTGTTTCGATAATCCCTGCAATCGGTTCTCGGAAGGCCTCGCGGATTTCCTCGCTGGTAATGACGATTTTCCGCGGCAGTCCGGAAATGGTATCCCGTCCGGCCACTTCCATTGTCATTTCCTGCTCAAGGGGCGCCGCCGAGCCGATTTGAATCTTGACCTGTTCGGCTCGGGCCTCACCGATAAGCAGATTATAGGTGCGTTTGAGGTGGTTAATCAGGGCCTCGTCAAAGTCATCCCCCCCGATGCGAATGGATTCGCAGGTACTGATGTCGGCCAGACTCATAATGGCCACCTCCGTGGTTCCGCCGCCGATATCCACAACCATCGAAGCCGTCGGCTCCGTAATCGGCAGCCCCGCTCCAATGCCCGCCGCCATCGGCTCATCCACCAGGTACACCTTGCGGGCCCCCGCCCGCATCGCACTTTCAATCACCGCCCGACGCTCCACGGCCGTGATTCCGCTGGGCACGGCAATTACGATTCGGGGACTCAGAAGGCGTCCGCGGCCGTGAACTTTCCGGATGAAATAACTGAGCATCGCCTCGGTGATTTCAAAATCGCTGATGACTCCGTCTTTGAGAGGACGAATCGCGCTGATGGAACCGGGGGTTTTGCCGAGCATCTCTTTGGCCACCAGCCCCACGGCTTCGCCGTTGTTCAGGACGATATTAGTTCCCTTTCGGACCGCTACCACCGACGGTTCGTTGAGGACGATTCCTTCGTTGCGGACACAGACCAGCGTATTGCACGTTCCGAGGTCTATGCCCATATCCTTGCTGAACCAGCCCACAATCGACTCGAACACGATGACTCCCTTCAAATCCGATAATCGTCATCTCACCGCCGGCGGACCTGCGTGTCCTGAGGGCTTATCGCACCGCCTGGACCGCAAACGACCACATCTGACTGCCGTAATAGAACCAGCACGTCAGCGACACATACACGGCCGTTGCAAAGACAGTCAACCACGCTAAAGCCAGTATCGCTGTATAGACATCGTTTGCGGCGGTCGTATTCTGTTTGGCCATAGTCAATCCGATTTAAAGTTTTGTGCTCGCTGTATCGCCCACCCTCGGCGTCTGCTGAACCAGTTCGAGCACGCCGGCGGACTGATTGATATCTACATGGGTAATCACCACATCACACAAAAACTGGTCGCCTCGGGTAACGTGAAACCGCATATCCTTCTCCACACCGTCCGAGCTTCCCACCGAAAGCGTGACCATATTCGAACGCACTTCCGTCACCAGCCCGCGAATATCCGCTCCGACCGCCGCAGGAGCAGCCGGACGAGCGGGCCCTGGAACCGGCGTTACCACAGCCGCAGGGGCCGAGGCGGCCGGCAAAGTACCGGTCAGCTTGGTTTCCAGTTCCTTCTTCTGCTCGAGCAGACGATGACGGTCGGCCTCCAGCGCCTCCAGCTGAACAATCTTCTCATACAATTCAGAAGTAATCTGGTTGAGCTCTCTGGCGTCTTTGATGCCCTGAGCACGGGCTTCATCCAGCTGGTTTTGCGTCAGGCGGAGCGACTCCTGCAAACTGCGGATGCTCTGCTCAAAACCCGTCAAAACTCCCTTCCAGCTGTCGGCCCGAGCCTGATATTCCTGGCTTTGACGCTCGGCATTCTGCAGGTCGGCCATCAGTTTGGTATTTTGTGCCTGAAGAGCCGCAATTTTTTCCTGAAGCTGTTCCTCCTGAAGCTTCATTTTCTTCTGGAGTTCATCATAAAGACGGTTCAGGTTGGCCACATCCGCCTGTGCGGCACTGTAGAGGTTCTTCTGCTGCTCATAGAGAACCTTATAGTTGTTGGTATTCACAACAAAGGATACCATAGCCCCGCACAGAAAGATAGCGAATAAGGATAATAAGATGACTAAAATTTTTGTTAATGGACTCAATGTAACCTCCGTATCCTGAGCGATTTCACCGCCGCAACAGCGGCATTTTTCAACACCCAAAAACGCAAATTACCAAATAAATATCGGGATTTTAAGTCGGTATTCTTCAGAGGTCAAGACAATTTTATAAGCATCTAAAATATTATTCCGTCAAAAGTTGTGTCTTTTGAAACCAATAAATCCTCCCCAACCAAGGAACGAATCTGCATTATTTCTACATCTGTGCTCCGGAACCTCCCCTTTCCCCTTCACAGATAACTCATTGATTTTTCAAAAGTTACGTCGTCTTATCTCTGAAGCAGGATAGATTTGGCCGCCATCAGCCGGATAAAGGGAGACTTGCTGGTCAAGGCCTTAGACAGGTAGCCGTTCAGAGATGAATCCCTCAGAGTTCCGACAGCAGACACGGCCAATTGGTTGGCTACGGTTGTCTCATCCAGATTCGGTCTGCGTTCAAAATAGTCCTGAACCACCGACAATCCGGAGCGGTCTCCCAATCCCCCCAGCTGTTCTGCCGCAGCCAGCCGAACCTCGAGGACATCATCCTGAAGCATCGTCTGCACGGCCATCAGGGCATCGGGGGTCCCCAGCGCCCCCATACAGCGAATTCCCCAGATGCGGTCATCGTGATATTTGCTGATCAGCAGCGGCCAAATTTTGTCCCGATAGACCTTCGGGTCCTGCAGACGTGCCATAGACTCAACTGTCTGGAAAAGCACTTTTTCATTGGAATTGCCGGCGGTCATCAATTCCCAAAGAAGCGGCAGGTCTTCCCGTTTTCCCATTTTGCCGACCAGAAGAGCGGCATTGGCCGCTACTGTGGGATTGGGATTTTTGAGGGCCTCCAGAATCCGAGCCCTGTACTCAAGAGCCCCAATCCTGGAGAGGCCGTAAGCGGCGGCAATCCGCACATTCGGATTGGAATCCTCCAGCTTCTTCAGCAAGGCCTGCCTGCAGGAGGTGCACTGCATATCCCCCATTGCCACAAGAGCCGCAAAACGAACAGTCACTTTAG from Anaerohalosphaeraceae bacterium harbors:
- the mreD gene encoding rod shape-determining protein MreD translates to MRWSWFILLTVLAALLEAGNLLNLIAFGYGQVRPSVLLVLLIFASLRAEPFEAVILSFLLGFAADLAGPVMGPNTVCWGLAGSLLCQMQGLLNVRSSVYQIAAVLAASLILMAASHGLAVLKTEQAGVLPMRVLLGRALYTAAVVPVLWPLFERLWPFLKKPRPGRSSGIRLGHV
- the mreC gene encoding rod shape-determining protein MreC translates to MAVRKIYLSPGLLFVTLLLAGFILLWLPQRLTCHLNFLFVRIFDPFLRLGRTLEVQRAQSSAESGQAVDAAEYERLWKAYQNLAAQYHTLHREYETLARFRKEVPLPWAGLVLAPVSSSVRGIRHELIISRGSDHGLAPGQMVLSEKGDSVLGIVQEVSARFSRVRLLTDSAVTMEVRIRREGAEVEYIGRMSGDGKNGCRIPLLSRDYDIREGDVVYAAPQPGILETPLVVGRCVRVRPDEEHPLLWDITVRPVDDAYAQKIVAVVVPPLSTAEAK
- a CDS encoding rod shape-determining protein, translating into MFESIVGWFSKDMGIDLGTCNTLVCVRNEGIVLNEPSVVAVRKGTNIVLNNGEAVGLVAKEMLGKTPGSISAIRPLKDGVISDFEITEAMLSYFIRKVHGRGRLLSPRIVIAVPSGITAVERRAVIESAMRAGARKVYLVDEPMAAGIGAGLPITEPTASMVVDIGGGTTEVAIMSLADISTCESIRIGGDDFDEALINHLKRTYNLLIGEARAEQVKIQIGSAAPLEQEMTMEVAGRDTISGLPRKIVITSEEIREAFREPIAGIIETVMRTLERAEPELAADLIENGVHLCGGGSLLRGMDTVLSNATGLKVVHAEDPLTCVARGTSVYLENLEIWKDVLDESGYGWD